The Microlunatus antarcticus genome window below encodes:
- a CDS encoding Nramp family divalent metal transporter, whose product MTVTDDGRRGGSAADAFPTRTLPRPEVRDLPDAPKAYRRLIGPGIIAAGVGLSSGEFVLFPYIASQVGLVFVWAALVGLGTQYFINLEIERYTLATGETALTGFSRYWRHWGLVFALLAYFANLWPGWATSSATLASYVFGGKPTFIAIGMLVVIGLVLTLAPVVYVALERAQMLKVAAVILLFVIGAIVAVGASAWSDVPQIVTRADIPYEQLGFATLLGALAFAGAGGGQNLVQSNWIRDKGFGMGEFVPRLVSPVTGQPEATPSPGYIFEPTEQNLSRWKGWWKFANLEQLFTFVLITFLTIMFTSLLAYSTVYGRDDLANGIAFVRTEGEVLAERVGSWFKFFFWIVGSFSLFGAALGIVDYTSRLAADVIKTSYKRDANESKVYAGLVWGLVGIGIVVLAAGFDQPIVLLVIAAVVGGFMMFIYSGLLILINRKTLPAAIRVRGFRLGALVWAVLLFGTLSFLTFRDQLGKLFG is encoded by the coding sequence ATGACAGTCACCGACGACGGTCGACGCGGCGGCTCCGCCGCCGACGCCTTCCCCACGCGAACGCTGCCGCGACCCGAGGTCCGTGACCTGCCGGACGCGCCCAAGGCCTACCGCCGGCTGATCGGGCCGGGCATCATCGCCGCCGGGGTCGGTCTGTCCTCCGGCGAGTTCGTCCTGTTCCCCTACATCGCCAGCCAGGTCGGGCTGGTCTTCGTCTGGGCCGCCCTGGTCGGCCTGGGCACCCAGTACTTCATCAACCTCGAGATCGAGCGCTACACGCTCGCGACGGGGGAGACCGCGCTGACGGGGTTCAGCCGCTACTGGCGGCACTGGGGCCTCGTCTTCGCGCTCCTCGCCTACTTCGCCAACCTCTGGCCCGGCTGGGCGACGAGCAGCGCGACGCTTGCGTCGTACGTGTTCGGGGGGAAGCCCACCTTCATCGCCATCGGGATGCTCGTCGTCATCGGGCTGGTCCTCACGCTGGCCCCGGTCGTCTACGTCGCCCTCGAGCGGGCGCAGATGCTCAAGGTGGCGGCGGTGATCCTGCTCTTCGTCATCGGGGCGATCGTCGCGGTCGGGGCCTCGGCCTGGTCCGACGTCCCCCAGATCGTGACCCGGGCCGACATCCCGTACGAGCAGCTCGGCTTCGCGACCCTGCTCGGCGCGCTCGCCTTCGCCGGGGCGGGCGGCGGCCAGAACCTGGTGCAGTCCAACTGGATCCGCGACAAGGGCTTCGGCATGGGGGAGTTCGTGCCCCGGCTCGTCAGTCCGGTGACCGGCCAGCCCGAGGCCACGCCGTCGCCCGGCTACATCTTCGAGCCGACCGAGCAGAACCTCTCCCGCTGGAAGGGCTGGTGGAAGTTCGCCAACCTCGAGCAGCTCTTCACCTTCGTGCTGATCACCTTCCTCACGATCATGTTCACCTCGCTGCTCGCCTACTCCACGGTCTACGGCCGCGACGACCTCGCCAACGGCATCGCCTTCGTGCGCACCGAGGGCGAGGTGCTGGCCGAGCGGGTCGGCTCGTGGTTCAAGTTCTTCTTCTGGATCGTCGGCTCCTTCTCGCTCTTCGGCGCCGCCCTGGGCATCGTCGACTACACCAGCCGGCTCGCCGCCGACGTCATCAAGACGAGCTACAAGCGCGACGCGAACGAGTCGAAGGTCTACGCCGGACTCGTCTGGGGCCTCGTCGGAATCGGGATCGTCGTGCTGGCGGCCGGCTTCGACCAGCCGATCGTGCTGCTGGTGATCGCGGCCGTCGTCGGCGGCTTCATGATGTTCATCTATTCCGGGCTGCTGATCCTGATCAACCGCAAGACCCTGCCGGCGGCGATCCGGGTCCGCGGGTTCCGCCTCGGGGCGCTGGTCTGGGCGGTCCTGCTCTTCGGGACGCTGTCGTTCCTGACGTTCCGCGACCAGCTGGGCAAGCTCTTCGGCTGA